In the Cellulomonas sp. C5510 genome, CGCGAGACCGCCTACCGGTTCGCCGAGTACGCCCGGAAGATGGCCGAGGTGCTGGGCGACAAGGTCACCGTGTGGACCACGCTCAACGAGCCGTGGTGCTCCGCCTACCTCGGCTACGCGTCCGGCGTGCACGCGCCCGGCCGCACCGAGCCCGCCACCTCGCTCGCCGCGGTCCATCACCTCAACCTCGCGCACGGCCTGGCCGCCCGGGCGGTGCGGGAGGTGCTCGGCGATGCCGCGCAGATCTCCATCACGCTCAACCTCCACGTGACCCGTGCCGCCTCCGACGCCCCCGAGGACGTCGCCGCCAAGCGGCAGGTCGACCTGGTCGCCAACGAGGTGTTCCTGCAGCCGCTCCTCGAGGGCCGCTACCCGCAGGACGTGCTGCCCCAGACCGCGCACCTGACCGACTGGTCGTTCGTGCAGGACGGGGACCTGGAGCTCATCCGCGTCCCGATCGACCTGCTGGGCGTCAACTACTACTCCACCGGCAAGGTGCAGCGGCTCCAGGGCGAGCCGGTGGTCGGCGACGGCACCCCGGGGCCGGACGGCCACAAGTCCTCGGTCGTCAGCCCGTGGGTCGGCTGCGACGACGTCGAGTGGCTGCCGCTGCCCGGCCCGCACACCGCCATGGGCTGGAACATCGAGCCCGAGGGCCTCACCGAGCTGCTGCTCGACCTGCACCGCCGCTACCCGGGCCTGCCCATGGCGGTCACGGAGAACGGCGCCGCGTTCTCCGACGAGGTGTCCGCCGACGGCCGCGTCCACGACCTGCCGCGCGTCGAGTACCTGCACGACCACATCGACGCCGTCGGTGCGGCGATGGACGCCGGCGCCGACGTGCGCGGGTACTTCGTCTGGTCGCTCATGGACAACTTCGAGTGGGCGTACGGCTACGACCGCCGGTTCGGCATCATCCGCGTCGACTACCCGACGGGCGAGCGCACCCTGAAGGACTCGGCGCTCTGGTACCGCGACCTCGTCGCCACCCGGACCATCGCGCCGGCGGAGACGGCCGCGACGCTGTCCTGACCCACGCCGCCGCGCCGGGGGCGGTCACCGCGAGGGCGGTGGCCGCCCCCGGGTGCGTCCGGGATCATGGGGGCGTGCCCTCGACCCGTCGCTCCGGCAAGCGCCCGTACTCCGCGGAGCACGTCCCGCTCGACCTCGAGCGCGTGCGCGGCGGGCGCACGTCCGAGGAGGGCCCCGACGGCACCTGGACGGTGCAGCGCGTCGCCGGGTCCGAGCGCACCTACCGGTGCCCGGGCTGCGACCAGGAGATCGCGCCCGGCACGCCGCACGTCGTCGCCTGGGCGGCCGACGGCTTGTTCGGGGCGGACGCGGCGCTCGCCGACCGGCGGCACTGGCACGCGGCGTGCTGGTCGGCGCGGGGACGCCGGCGGCCCACCCGGCGGTGAGGGGAGCCGGCGCGCGCCCCGGACTACGCTCGACGGCGATGACCACCGACGCCGCCTCCACCGCCATCCGCTCGCTGACCGTCCTGCCCGCGCACCGCGAGGACGTCGAGCTGCACACCGCCGACGGCCTGACGCTCGTCGGCGAGCTCGCCCTCCCCGTCCACCCCGACGGGACGCCGAAGACCCCGGCCGCGACGCTGGTCACGCTGCACCCGCTGCCGACGCACGGCGGGTACATGGACTCGCACGTGCTGCGCAAGGCGGCCTGGCGGCTGCCGGCGCTCGCCGACATCGCGGTGCTGCGGTTCAACACCCGCGGCACGTCCAGCCCGCGGGGCACCTCGCAGGGGGCGTTCGACGAGGGGCGGTCGGAGAAGCTCGACGTGCACGCCGCCATCGAGCTCGCCGAGTTCCGCGACCTCCCGCACCCCTGGCTCGTCGGGTGGTCCTTCGGCACCGAGCTCGCACTCATGCACGGCCTCGACCCGGTCGTCGAGGGCGCCGTGCTGCTGTCCCCGCCGCTGCACCGCGCCACCGACGCGGACCTCGACGCCTGGGACGCCGACGGCAAGCCGCTCGTCGTCCTGGTGCCCGAGCACGACGACTACCTGCGCCCCGCCGAGGCCCGCGAGCGGTTCGCGCGCGTGCACCAGGCCGAGGTGATCGGCGTCGACGGCGCGAAGCACCTGTGGGTGGGGGAGGCGTACGTCCGCCGCGTGCTCGACGAGGTCGTCCGGCACGTCCGGCCCGGCTTCCCCGTGCCCCTGCCGACCACCTGGGACGGCCCGAGCGAGCAGGCCGCCACCGGGAACGCCCCCGAGGAGGACGCATGACGCACACCCCGCACGCGACCGCCGTCGTCCACGCGCTGCGACCCGGGACCGGGCTGCCGCTGGTGCTGCTGCACGCCTTCCCGCTCGACCACCGGATGTGGGCCGACGTCGCCGCGCTCCTGCCCGCAGCGCCGCACGGCGCAGCCACGCAGCCCGTGCTCGCGCTCGACCTGCCGGGGCTCGGCGCCGCGCAGGGGGTGCCGCTGCCCGCGCCGTCGCTCGACGCGTCCGCCGACGCCGTCGCCGCGGCGCTCGCGGAGGCCGGCCACGACCGCGCCGTCGTGGCCGGTCTGTCCATGGGCGGCTACGTGGCCCTGGCGCTGCTCGAGCGGCACCCCGGCCTCGTCGCCGGGATCGGGCTGCTCGACACGAAGGTCGGCGCCGACTCCGACGAGGCACGGGCGAACCGGCTGCGCGTCGCCGACGCCGTCGAGTCGTCCGGGACGGTCGACGCGGTGCTCCCCATGGCCGAGGCCTTGCTCGGGGAGGCCGCCCGGGGTCGCGGGGTGGCGGACCGCGTGCGCGCGTGGATCGAGGCCCAGCCGCCCGCCGGCGTCGCGTGGTCGCAGCGGGCGATGGCCGCACGGCCCGACCGGGCGTCGCAGCTCGCGGAGCTCGCCGGGCCGGCCCTGGTGCTCGTCGGCGAGGAGGACCAGCCGACGCCCGTGGCCGAGGCGCGTCGCACCGCGGACCTGCTCGGCGTCGAGCCCGTCGTCGTCCCGGGCGCCGGGCACCTCACGGCGGTCGAGAGCCCGGACGCGGTCGCGGCCGCCCTCGGGGAGCTGCTCGGACGGGCGGCCGCCGGGCGCTGAGGCCAGGCGGGGCTGCCGGGGCCCGGCCGGCGCGCGACCGTGCCGGCGTCGGTGGGTCAGACGGGACCGGGGGCGTCACCCAGCGCACGGGCGAGCGCCACCGGCAGGTCCAGCGACTCGCCGTCCTTGCCACCGGCACCCAGCACCAGCGGCGGGTCCTGCGGCTCGGGCTGCACCCCGCGCAGCCGCGCGCCGATCGACGGCGGCACGGTCAGCACGTAGAACCCGCCGTCCGTCCCGACCGCGACCGTGCGGTCCCGGCGCAGGTACCACCCGCGCAGCGGCGTCCGGAAGCGCCCGCGGCCGCCGTACCCCTGCGCCTGCAGCGGCTCCGGCGCGACGCCGCGCGCGGTGGCCTCCGCGACGAAGGCGGCGATGAGCTCACGGGCCCGCGCGGACTCCGCCTGCCGTCGGGCCCGCAGCGCTGCCTCGTGGGCGTCAGCGGCCTCGCGCCGCCGGGACCGCCAGTCCGACCCCGCGTCGGCGGCAGGACGGGCGTCCGGGCCGTCGGCGGGGGGCGTGGCGCTCACCGGTCGGCGGGGGCGGGCTCGCCGGCGTCGTCCCCGGCGGGCGCGGTGCCCTCGGCGGAACCGGCGTCGCCCTCGTCGTCGGATGCCGACTCGCCGGGTGCCGGTTCGCCGGACGCCGAGCTGCCGGACGCCGAGCTGCCGGACGCCGAGCTGCCGGACGCACGGGCACCCGACGCGCCGTCGGCAGCGGCACCCCCGATCGCGTCCGCACCGTGCTCGTCCCCGTCCTGGGGCCGGGCGTCGGCCTCGCCCGGACCGGCGTCGCCGGCCGGTGCGTCGTCGGCGTCCGCGGGGGTCTCGCCGTCGGCGGGGTTCTCCTGCCCACCGGTCGTCGCGTGCTCGGCCGGCCCGGACGTCGGGCGGTCGGCCGTGGACGTGCTGCCGGAGGGGCCGGTGGTCGCATCCCCGTCCGCGCCGTCCGTCTCCGGGTCCGCGGAGACCGCGGTGCCGTCCGTCGCGGCGGGCACCGGTGCGCTCGCGGCCGCGGAGACCGGCGCGGGCCGGCCCTTCCCCCCGCGCGCCGGGCGTGCCGCGGGCCGCGCGGTCCCCTGCTTGGCCGCGAACTGCGCCTGCGCGGCGTCCGCCCGCTCGAGCGTCTGCCGGTTCGGCACCGGGTCGTGGCCGAGGAGATTGCGGAGCTCGTCGAGGTACGTGGTGATCGACTCGCGCTGCCGGTTGAGGTCCTCGACCTGGCGCTGCGCGGTGGTGCGCTCGCGCTCCGCCTCCGACATCGCCTCGGACAGGGTCTTCTCGGCGTGCTCGCGGGCCTCGGCCACCACGCGGTCGGCGTTCTGCCGGGCGTTCGACAGCAGCTCCTTGGCGTGCGCCTGCGAGTCGACGCGGATCTTCTCGGCCTGCTCCAGGGCCTTGGCGACGCGCTGCTCGGCGTCGGCGGCGTGCGCCTCGGCGTCGGCCACGAGCTTCTCCGTCTCGGCGCGCGCGGTCGCGTGCCGGTCGGAGTCGGCACGCTCGGCGGCCTCGCGCTGCGCGGCGATCGACAGCTCTGCATCGGCGAGCGCCTGCCGGGCCTGCGCGAGCATGGCGTCCGCCTCGGTCCGTGCGCGGCCGAGGAGCTCCTCCGCGGCGCGCGACGCCTCGGTCGTCCGCCGCTCGACGTCGAGCCGCGTCGCCTCCTGGAGCTCGGCGACCTCGCGCTCGGTGCGCTCGCGCAGCTCCGTGGTCTCGCGCTCGGTGCGCTCGCGCAGCTCGGACGTCTCCCGCTCGGCGAGGGAGCGCAGGGTGGCGACCTCGTGCTCGGTGCGCTCGCGCAGCTCGGACGTCTCGCGCTCCGCGGTCGCGCGGAGCTCGGTGGCGTACTGCTCGGCCTCCGCGCGCTGGACGGCGAGCGCCTGCTCCGACTCCTGCCGGGCGGCGGCGACCTCGTCGGCCACGGCCGCCCGGAGCTCTCCGGTCTCCCGGTCGGCGGTCGCCCGCACGAAGCCGGCGTACTGCTCCGCCTCGGTCCTCAGCGCGGCCGTCTCGACGGCGACCCGCTGCTGCAGCTCGGCGGCAGCGCGCTCGGCGGCCGACCGCACCGCGTCGGCGTGGGACTGCGCCTCGGCACGCAGGGAGGTGACCTCCTCACCCACCGCCTGCCGTGCCTCGGCGATCTCCGTCGCGGCGAGCGACCGCTGCATGGCGGACCAGCGCTCCGCCTCGGTCCGCAGCTCGGCGAGCTCGGCGGTCACGCGCTGGCGCAGCGCGGTCGTCTCGGCGTCGGCGCGCTGACGCAGGTCCTGGTCGTACCGCTCGGCGTCGGCGCGCATCGCGGAGGTCTCCGCCTCCGTCGTCGACCGCAGCGCCTCGGCCGCCTGCTCCGTGCTGATGCGCAGCTCGGTCGTCTCGCGCTCGACCGTCGCCCGCAGGGTGCCGAGCTCGCGCTCGAGCGTCGCCCGGCGCTCGCTCTCCTCGGTCTGGATCGCCGTCTGGATGCGGGCCGCCTCGCGCTCCGCCGAGCCCACGAGCTCCTCCGCCCGGCGCTGCGCACCGGTGAGCACGCTCTCCGCCTCGGTGTGCGCGGTGGAGCGCTCCTCGGTGGCCTCGCGGCGGGCGGTCGCGAGCATCTCGGCGACCTCGTTCTCCGCGCGGGCGCGGAGCTGGCCGGCGGCGAGGCGGGCGCGGGCGAGGGCGTCCGACGCCTGCGCGTTCGCCTGCTGGACCACGTCCGACGACTGCTCCTCGGCGGAGCGCAGCAGCATCTCGATGCGGGACCCGAGCCCCGAGTAGGTGGGCCGCTCGGCCTCGCGGAGCTGGCGGTGCGCCTCGGACAGCTCGCCGGAGATCTGCAGCACGCGCTCGTCGAGCGAGGCGACCTGGTTCCGTGCGTCGGACAGCGCGCGCTCGAGCTCGGCCATGCGGTCGTCGACGGGTCCGCGGTCGTAGCCACGGAAGTTGACCACCGGGAAGGGCGTACGGTCGTCTGCCACGAAGTTCCTCCTGCAGGAGCGCGCGAGCGCTTGTGGGGACCGCCTCCGGGCGGGAGGCTCGGGACGTCCGTCCGACCCCGGTCCGTCGGTCAGCGTATCCGGGCGGACCCGCCCCGCGGCACCCGTCCCCAGGGCCGGGCACGCGGCGGTCGTGCCCTGCCCCGTCCCGCCGGCGTGCCCGGTCACCGAGGTCCCCGGCCTATCCTGGGCCGTCACGTTCGAGAGGAAGACGCGTGCTCCAGCGACTGATCGCCGCCGTGCTCGCCGTGCTCGGCGTCGCCGCCATCGCGCTCGGCGTCGCGTCGGCCACCGTGTGGCGGGCCGACGACCCCCTGGTCGCCACCGCGGCGCCCGGCGGCGCGACGCGGGCCCTGGTGACCGACCCCGGTGTGCTCGAGCTCGCCGGCGACCCGGTGACCGTCACCGTGCGGGCCGAGGGCTCGCCGGTGGTCCTGGCGGTCGGCCGGGACACCGACGTCCTCGGCTGGCTGGGCGACGACCCCTACGTCCGGGTGACCGGGCTGTCCGACTGGCACACCCTGGCGACGACGAGCGTCGAGGCGCCGGCCCCGGAACCGAGCGGGACGGCCACCGCCGACGCGGCGGGCGAGACCGCGAGCCCGAGCCCGTCCGCCACGGGCGGCGCCGGGAGCGAGGCCGCTCCGGCTGCCGACCCGACCGGGTCCGACATGTGGCTCGTCGAGGTCGCCGGGGACGGCTCCGCGACCCTGGAGTGGCCCGCGCACGACGGCCGGTGGTCCCTCCTGGCGGTGAGCCTCGGCGACAGCGCCCCCGTGCTGGACCTCGCCTGGCCGCAGACCGTGACGACGCCCTGGCTGTGGCCCGGTGTGGCGGCGGGCGTGCTGCTGCTGGCGGTCGCCGCGGTGCTGCTGGTCCGCATCCTGAGGCAGCGTCGCCAGGGGCCGGACACGGGATGGCACGCGGTCGCCACCGGCCAGATCGCGGTCGTCGCCGCGCCCGCCACCCCGGCGGGCGGCACGGGGGGCGCCGGGGAGGGCGCGCCCGTGACCGGAGCCGTCGCGCTCGGCACGATCAGCCCGACCGGAGCACCGCTGACCCGGCGGCAGATCCGCGAGGCCGAGGCGGCGGCTGCCGCGGCCGCCGCCGCCGCACGCCGGCGCGGGAGGCGCGGGGAGACGGGGGCGATCCCGGTGGTGACCGGAGCGGTGCCGACCGTGACGGGAGCTGCGCCCGCCGCGGCAGGGACCGCCCCCGGCGGCGCGACGCACGACTCCGCGAACGAGACCGGCGCGGCCTCGGGCGGCGGGCCGGGCGGGACCACCCGGCCCGGGAGCAGCGCGGGGGAGCGCGCCCCCGTGACCGGGACCACGGAGGCGACCCGATCGACGCCTGCGTCCCCCTCGTCGGCCCCCACGGCACCGGCGCGCCCGGCCGCGCCCGCACCGTCGGCCGCGCCCGCGTCCCCGGACCAGCCCCGCCCGGGCGCGCCGGGAGCTCCGGCGTCCGAGGGCGCCGCACCGGAGGGCGACGAGGACCGTGCGCCCGGGCAGGACCGCCGTCGGCTGAGCGCACGGCTGCCGTGGCGCCGGTCGCGCGCCGAGACCCCGGCCGAGCAGCAGCGGGACGACGCCGTCGCGGACCCCACGCCCGCCGCCACCGCGACGGCGTGGTCGCCCGTCGCCCCGGCCGCAGCCCCGCCGGCGACGCCGTCGCGGCACGCGCAGGAGGTCACGCCGCCGGCGCCGGCCGACGAGTCGGCGTCGCCCGCGCAGCGCGCCGACGCCTGGCGTCGCATGTGGGGGTTCCCGTCGGACGACGGGCCGGGGCCCGCCGGCGGCGCAGCCCGTGACCGTGACGACGAGCCCACGGAGGAGGGACGATGACCACACCGACCACCCGGCGCGGCCCCCTGCCCGGGGCTCTCCGCCCGCATCCGTCTCGCCGCCGGACGATGGGCGCGGCGCTCGCGGTGGCGGCGGCCCTCGCGCTCGGCGCGTGCGCCGCCCCGCTGCCCGAGCCCTCGCCCGACGCCGTCCCGGCCGTCCCGCCCCCCGTCCTCACCGCGGCGCAGTCCGAGCACGTCCTGGCCGCCGTCGGGGACGTGCTGGCGACGGGGGACGAGGTACTGGACGCCTCAGGGCTGGAGGCACGCCTCTCGGGTCCCGCCCTCGCGATCCGCACGGCGGAGTACGCCCGCGCGGCCGCCACGAACGGCGAGCGCCCTCCGGTGACGATCCCCTTGACGGCGCAGACGACGATCGTCCCCGACACCGCGTCCTGGCCGCGCACGCAGATGGTCGTGACCGAGCAGCCCGCGGACCTCCAGGCGCCGCTGCTGCTCGTCCTCGAGCAGACCGGTCCGCGCCAGCCGTACCGCCTGTGGGGCTGGGCGCGCCTCGGCCCGTCGGTGCAGATGCCGGCGACGGCGGACCCGGCGATCGGCAGCGAGCCGGTCGCCCCCGACGACGACTCGCTGCTCGTGACCCCGACCGAGGCGGTCGCGCAGTACGCGGACGTGCTGACGAACGGCGACGCCTCCCAGCACGCCGGAACCTTCCCGCAGGACTTCTTCCGCTCGGCCCTGACAGAGGCCCGCAACCAGACCGCGTCGAGCCTCCAGGAGGTCGCGACCGTGGCGGAGACGGTCGCGCCCGTCGACGGCGAGGTGACCGCCCTGCGGACCGCCGACGGAGGTGCGATCGTCGTCGGGGAGCTGAGCACCGTCACGACCATCACCCTGAGCCAGGGGAGCATCACGTTGAGCGACCCGTTCGACGTGGCCCTGGCGGGGCGCGACAGCGTGTCCAGCAACCTCGTCCGCACCTGGACCGACGTCGTGGCCCTGTACGTGCCGCCCGCCGGCGGGGAGGACCAGGTCCAGGTGCTGGCGGCAGAGCACGCCCGGACGGCCGTCACCGGCGAGTGACGTCCGCCCGCGACATCGTCAGTCCACGCGAGAGCAGGAGCACAGCAGCATGAGCCAGAACCCGGCCCACCAGCCGCGCCTCGACGTGCGGGGCGCGGTCGACCTGTCCGGTCTCGGCCGACCCGCGACCCCGGCCCCCGGGACCCCCGGCGGACTGCCGACGCCCGGCCCGTACGTGACGGACGTGGACACCGAGGGCTTCCCGGCCCTGGTGCAGTCCTCGACGCAGCACCCGGTGGTCGTGCTGCTGTGGGCGTCGTGGAGCGAGGCGAGCATCAACCTGGCGCGCGACCTGGGTGCGCTCGCGGACGAGTACGGCGGCCGGCTCCTGCTGGCCCGCATCGACTCGGAGGCGAACCCTCAGGTCGCGGCGGCCTTCCAGGCGCAGTCGGTGCCCTCGGTGGTCGCGGTCCTCGCAGGCCAGCCGCTGCCGCTGTTCCAGGGGGTGCCGCAGCTGGAGCAGGTGCGGGGGGTGCTGGACCAGGTGCTCGAAGCCGCTGCGGCGAACGGTGTGACCGGCACGGTCGCGCCGCGCGCGGACGCCCCCGAGGTCCCCGCCGAGCCGGAGGAGCCGCCGCTGCCGCCCCTGCACCAGGCCGCGTACGACGCCATCGAGCGCGACGACCTCCCCGCTGCCGCGGCGGCGTACGAGCAGGCGCTGCGGGAGAACCCGCGGGACGAGATGGCCCGGGCCGGGCTCGCGCAGGTGGGGCTGCTCTCGCGGACCCGGGACGCGGACCTGGCGACGGTGCGCAAGGCGGCGGCCGACGCGCCCGGTGACGTCGACGCCCAGCTCGCCGTGGCCGACGTCGACGTGCTCGGAGGCCAGGTCGAGGACGCGTTCGCGCGCCTGGTGGACACCGTGCGCGTGACGTCGGGACCCGAGCGGGAGCGTGTGCGCGTGCGGCTGGTCGAGCTGTTCGACGTCGTCGGGACCGAGGACCCGCGCGTGGCAGCCGCCCGTCGCGCGCTGGCGAGCGCCCTGTACTGAGCGCCGCCAGCCGGGCCCTGAGGGAGCGGTGTCCCGGCTCGGGCGCGAGCCGCTGGGGGGCGGACCCGGCTCCCGTCCGGGCTGGTCAGCGGTGAGATCCGCGTGATCACGGGGGTGACCCGGGTCACGGTCTGCCGAGTTGACGCTCCACCGCGGGACTGCGTAATGTTCTACGACGTCGCCCGGCAGGGAGGAACGGACACCGAGGATCAACCCGGTGGCTGGTCCCCCGGGAGACCACCCCCTTGGCTCGGACTCGTCGGGACACATGTGCCCGTCGCTCGTCGCGCCGAGGATCGATCCACCGAGATCGGGACGGTCCACACGGACTTGACCGGCAGGACCGGATCGGATAAGTTTGAACGGTTGCCTCCGGCCAGGAGCCCGCAAGGGTGAGTGGGGGATGCGCGTCTGTTCTTTGAGAACTCAACAGTGTGCCTAGTAGTTGATGCCAAGATGGTTCATCGCTCGGGTTTGGTCGCCTCGTTCGGGGTGGTTGGCCCGTGTGGTGGGTCTTGGTTTCACTGGGGAGCCGTGTCCGACCCCGTCGGTGCGGTTCCCGGTAAGCCGAATTGATAGATCCTCGCTCGCCAGCGGGTGGGGGTCGTTTCGTGTGTCGGTGGACTGCTGCTTTCGGGTGGTGGTTGCCAATGAGACATTTACGGAGAGTTTGATTCTGGCTCAGGACGAACGCTGGCGGCGTGCTTAACACATGCAAGTCGAACGGTGAACCCCAGCTTGCTGGGGGGATCAGTGGCGAACGGGTGAGTAACACGTGAGTAACCTGCCCCTGACTCTGGGATAAGCCTTGGAAACGAGGTCTAATACCGGATACGTACCGCTCGGGCATCCGATGCGGTTGGAAAGATTTATCGGTCAGGGATGGACTCGCGGCCTATCAGCTTGTTGGTGGGGTAACGGCCCACCAAGGCGACGACGGGTAGCCGGCCTGAGAGGGCGACCGGCCACACTGGGACTGAGACACGGCCCAGACTCCTACGGGAGGGCAGCAGTGGGGAATATTGCACAATGGGCGCAAGCCTGATGCAGCGACGCCGCGTGAGGGATGAAGGCCTTCGGGTTGTAAACCTCTTTCAGCAGGGAAGAAGCGCAAGTGACGGTACCTGCAGAAGAAGCGCCGGCTAACTACGTGCCAGCAGCCGCGGTAATACGTAGGGCGCAAGCGTTGTCCGGAATTATTGGGCGTAAAGAGCTCGTAGGCGGTTTGTCGCGTCTGCTGTGAAAACTCGAGGCTCAACCTCGGGCTTGCAGTGGGTACGGGCAGACTAGAGTGCGGTAGGGGAGACTGGAATTCCTGGTGTAGCGGTGGAATGCGCAGATATCAGGAGGAACACCGATGGCGAAGGCAGGTCTCTGGGCCGCAACTGACGCTGAGGAGCGAAAGCATGGGGAGCGAACAGGATTAGATACCCTGGTAGTCCATGCCGTAAACGTTGGGCACTAGGTGTGGGGCTCATTCCACGAGTTCCGTGCCGCAGCAAACGCATTAAGTGCCCCGCCTGGGGAGTACGGCCGCAAGGCTAAAACTCAAAGAAATTGACGGGGGCCCGCACAAGCGGCGGAGCATGCGGATTAATTCGATGCAACGCGAAGAACCTTACCAAGGCTTGACATACACCGGAAACTTCCAGAGATGGTTGCCCCGCAAGGTCGGTGTACAGGTGGTGCATGGTTGTCGTCAGCTCGTGTCGTGAGATGTTGGGTTAAGTCCCGCAACGAGCGCAACCCTCGTCCTATGTTGCCAGCACGTGATGGTGGGGACTCATAGGAGACTGCCGGGGTCAACTCGGAGGAAGGTGGGGATGACGTCAAATCATCATGCCCCTTATGTCTTGGGCTTCACGCATGCTACAATGGCCGGTACAAAGGGCTGCGATACCGCGAGGTGGAGCGAATCCCAAAAAGCCGGTCTCAGTTCGGATTGGGGTCTGCAACTCGACCCCATGAAGTCGGAGTCGCTAGTAATCGCAGATCAGCAACGCTGCGGTGAATACGTTCCCGGGCCTTGTACACACCGCCCGTCAAGTCACGAAAGTCGGTAACACCCGAAGCCGGTGGCCCAACTCTTTGAGGGGGAGCCGTCGAAGGTGGGACTGGCGATTGGGACTAAGTCGTAACAAGGTAGCCGTACCGGAAGGTGCGGCTGGATCACCTCCTTTCTAAGGAGCATCTGACACGCCCTGCTTCGGTGGGGTCGTGCAGAGGCCATGCCCCGGCCGTACGCGTCGGGGGTGGTGCTCACGGGTGGAACATCAACTACGGCGGTCCGTTCGGGCCGGCACTGCGTCAGTACTCCTTCGGGATGGAACGCGCGCCGCCGGGTCGGGTGGGTCGCCGAGGCACGCTGTTGGGTCCTGAGGGAACAGCCCCGCGTGGGGAGGTTGCTTCGTGACGGGCCCGGTTGGTCGGTCGAACCGCCAGCTGCTTCGTGCAGCGGGTAGGCGCCGGACGCAAGACCGGGGATCGTTCGTTGTTTGAGAACTGCACAGTGGACGCGAGCATCTTTAAGTATGTCTTTGTGGTCAAGTTTTTAAGGGCACAGGGTGGATGCCTTGGCACTAGGAGCCGAAGAAGGACGTGGTAGCCTGCGATAAGCCTCGGGGAGTTGGCAAACGAACCGTGATCCGAGGATGTCCGAATGGGGAAACCCCGCACGAGTCATGTCGTGTGACCCGCACCTGAATATATAGGGTGTGTGGAGGGAACGCCGGGAAGTGAAACATCTCAGTACCGGCAGGAAGAGATATTCCGTGAGTAGTGGCGAGCGAAAGCGGATCAGGCCAAACCGTATGCGTGTCAAGCCGGCAGGCGTTGCGTGTACGGGGTTGTGGGACCTTTCAGTTGATTCTGCCGAGTCAGCAGGGAGTCAGAAAGCCTCGTGATAGTCGAAGGGCATTGAATGGCCCGGCACAGAGGGTGGTACCCCCGTAGACGAAATCATGTGGCCTCCCGAAGGGGATCCCAAGTAGCACGGGGCCCGAGAAATCCCGTGTGAATCTGGCAAGACCACTTGCTAAGCCTAAATACTACCTAGTGACCGATAGCGGACA is a window encoding:
- a CDS encoding GH1 family beta-glucosidase; protein product: MPTTRPSGRQFPADFLWGSATASYQIEGAATEGGRGPSIWDTFSARPGAVLNGDTGDVAADHYHRVPEDVALMQQLGLQAYRLSIAWPRVQPDGSGAWNDEGIAFYVDLVDRLVAAGIAPVVTLYHWDLPQALEDAGGWGNRETAYRFAEYARKMAEVLGDKVTVWTTLNEPWCSAYLGYASGVHAPGRTEPATSLAAVHHLNLAHGLAARAVREVLGDAAQISITLNLHVTRAASDAPEDVAAKRQVDLVANEVFLQPLLEGRYPQDVLPQTAHLTDWSFVQDGDLELIRVPIDLLGVNYYSTGKVQRLQGEPVVGDGTPGPDGHKSSVVSPWVGCDDVEWLPLPGPHTAMGWNIEPEGLTELLLDLHRRYPGLPMAVTENGAAFSDEVSADGRVHDLPRVEYLHDHIDAVGAAMDAGADVRGYFVWSLMDNFEWAYGYDRRFGIIRVDYPTGERTLKDSALWYRDLVATRTIAPAETAATLS
- a CDS encoding alpha/beta hydrolase; amino-acid sequence: MTTDAASTAIRSLTVLPAHREDVELHTADGLTLVGELALPVHPDGTPKTPAATLVTLHPLPTHGGYMDSHVLRKAAWRLPALADIAVLRFNTRGTSSPRGTSQGAFDEGRSEKLDVHAAIELAEFRDLPHPWLVGWSFGTELALMHGLDPVVEGAVLLSPPLHRATDADLDAWDADGKPLVVLVPEHDDYLRPAEARERFARVHQAEVIGVDGAKHLWVGEAYVRRVLDEVVRHVRPGFPVPLPTTWDGPSEQAATGNAPEEDA
- a CDS encoding alpha/beta fold hydrolase, coding for MTHTPHATAVVHALRPGTGLPLVLLHAFPLDHRMWADVAALLPAAPHGAATQPVLALDLPGLGAAQGVPLPAPSLDASADAVAAALAEAGHDRAVVAGLSMGGYVALALLERHPGLVAGIGLLDTKVGADSDEARANRLRVADAVESSGTVDAVLPMAEALLGEAARGRGVADRVRAWIEAQPPAGVAWSQRAMAARPDRASQLAELAGPALVLVGEEDQPTPVAEARRTADLLGVEPVVVPGAGHLTAVESPDAVAAALGELLGRAAAGR
- a CDS encoding tetratricopeptide repeat protein, encoding MSQNPAHQPRLDVRGAVDLSGLGRPATPAPGTPGGLPTPGPYVTDVDTEGFPALVQSSTQHPVVVLLWASWSEASINLARDLGALADEYGGRLLLARIDSEANPQVAAAFQAQSVPSVVAVLAGQPLPLFQGVPQLEQVRGVLDQVLEAAAANGVTGTVAPRADAPEVPAEPEEPPLPPLHQAAYDAIERDDLPAAAAAYEQALRENPRDEMARAGLAQVGLLSRTRDADLATVRKAAADAPGDVDAQLAVADVDVLGGQVEDAFARLVDTVRVTSGPERERVRVRLVELFDVVGTEDPRVAAARRALASALY